The DNA region CTCCTACAAGGGGTTCAAGGCTCCTACAAGCGGTTCACGGCTCCTAGAAGGGCTTCAGACCTTCTACAAGGGGTTCAGGGCTCCTACAAGGGGTTCAGGGCTCCTACAAGGGGTTCAAGGCTCCTACAAGGGGTTCAGGGCTCCTACAAGGGGGTTCAGGGGCTCCTACAAGGGGTTCAGGGGCTCCTACAAGGGGTTCAGGAGCTGTTGAACCCTCCTTGTAAAATGTAGATAATACCGCATTACAGCATGTTAATATTACAAAGTAAGTAATTTGCAATATCGTAAAACAAGCCGTTCGTATAACATGCCGTTCATAAAAACATGCCGTTCGTAAAATCATGCCGTTCGCAATAtcgttttataatatatatctcgCCAAATATATTGTCACTTCGACAGATTCTTATACATTTAAGAATAACGTCGCTGTTCCACCTGCTGGTGTGCGCGAGGTCGGTCACCGCTGTTAAGAATCCCACCTCAGCACATTCTTGAGAATATTAGCAATACAATAATTCGTTAATTCTACGGATGTCTCCAGCCTTAACTGAGCTCTGGTTCTGTGGATGGTTTCAGTCTTAACTGAGCTCTGGTTCTGTGGATGGTTTCAGTCTTAACTGAGCTCTGGTTCTATGGATAGCCTCAGTCTTAATTGAGCTCTGGTTCTATGGATAGCCTCAGTCTTAACTGAGCTCTGGTTCTGTGGATGGTTTCAGTCTTAACTGAGCTCTGGTTCTATGGATAGCCTCAGTCTTAATTGAGCTCTGGTTCTATGGATAGCCTCAGTCTTAACTGAGCTCTGGTTCTATGGATAGCCTCAGTCTTAACTGAGCTCTGGTTCTATGGATAGCCTCAGTCTTAACTGAGCTCTGGTTCTGTGGATGGTTTCAGCCTTAACTGAGTTCAGGTTCTGTGGATGGTTTCAGTCTTAATTGAGCTTCATCCTACAGATGGCCCAGCCTTAACCCTATACTTAATATGAACGCAGCTAAACATTAACTTCAAAATACTCAAATGAATTGCAAACATTTTAATTTTTCTTGAGTAAGACATCAAATTCAGGTGAAGTACGAGAGGTCTAAGCATTCCTAGTTCATTTCCGGAATGCTAATGCTGAGAAaatgagagaaaaagagagaaagaaacgATGCAAGAGAGAGAAAATTCCTTGTGAGAGTGGCAAGGACACCAAGAACAATGAACCGTGTTGAACAAAGTCCAATGCCCAAGGCCCATTGAACAAGGCCTGGATTACCATCAGTACATGGCACTTCATAGGATCAAACCTGTTTTTTTCCCCCATAAGAGAGGATTTTTCACCTTAGTTTAGCTTAAATAGCATGAAATTGTCCTTTTGAGACGCCATTCAACGCTACCGAGTTCATTTAGAAAACCCAGGGGCTTCAAAGGTCGATTTTGAACGCTTGTCAAAGTTGAGAAGTTCCATCTTCATCTAACTCCATCATCGAACAACACGTAATCCTTCAGGAAATAACAACGAGACGTAATAACAGGAAGAATCAAGAAGTGCATTTTCGTGAAAAGCCTTTATCAACGACAGAGCAAAACAAATCGACGGCGCCACACGAGGATGCAATCATGAATAAGCGCAGGAACCAAACAAATGATGCCTGTCATATTAAGATCTTTGTGGCGTCTATTGTAGTCACGGCAGTTATATGAGAGTTTAGatggtgaaataataataatatattcttGCCATTTATATAAACGCCAGAATACGAATACACACAccaaaacaaaatacaaacatCCATCGACTGATAAACAGTCACGCATAAACACGAGAACAAAAACAGAGACATAAACATCTAGCCCCAAAAAACAAATAAATCAGTGCCATACCACAACAAGTACAGTCATACAAAGGTATTCAGGACCCCATAAACACAGGTACCAAACATTTGTTTCGTAAATGCGTGAGACAAAGCTCTCTCAAagtcaagtctctctctctccaatggtATGTTTTGAACCTACGAGAACCTGCAATAAATGAATCAAGGGGTTCACTGGCTTGCACCCCTTTGTACAAACACCTGGAAAAATACGAAACAAATGAGAATCGACTTACGACATCGACTGCTCTATACACGCTACATTAGAGCCTATCTGGCCTTTGCATAATAGAGTTAACTGACGTATAAATTTTAGATCAAATCGATAACTAGGTCGTAAGAGTATTAAATCACGTTTAAACTTCAGAACAAAACAGATCGCTCTgtccaagggttcgaatctcacaCAAGCAAGAAAAGAAAACAATCTAATCTTTGCTTGCGTAAGATCTATTCCacaaaattacaaaaaaaaaacagaattaAGACCTGTATTCCATTAGGTTTAACTCCTCTATatctcaacaacaacaatatgcaGAAACCTCTCTCACTGGAGATCGAATCCTTTATAAGTGTCGCAACAAAACAAATGCAACTCTGGATCGCAGTATAGGACCCCCAATCATATCGTCGATATTATTTATGGCGGTCCAAGCTCGCTATGTCATCATCGTCGGCTGCAATAATGTTATAGACGACGGAATCGCTATATCTTTCTCGTGACAAGGAGTCAACACAAGTCACGGGAGAAGGAAAATAAGGGACAGAAGATTCCGAGGACAGAAGAAACACGTGAAATAGGAAGAGGTTTAACAAGGTAAAACTTAAGATCCTTAAGTTAAGTTAAAATGGTCCTTACCTGCATTTGGTCGTCAATTTTACATATATGGAATGGTGGTTATGCTTCATTAATGCTTAGACTCACCTTTCAAGGTGGTGAATGCTCTAGACTCACCTCTCAAGGTGGTGAATGTTCTAGACTCACCTCTCAAGGTGGTGAATGCTCTAGACTCACCACTCAAGATGGTGAATGTTCTAGACTCACCTCTCAAGGTGGTGAATGTTCTAGACTCACCTTTCAAGGTGGTGAATGTTCTAGACTCACCTCTCAAGGTGGTGAATGCTCTAGACTCACCACTCAAGATGGTGAATGTTCTAGACTCACCTCTCAAGGTGGTGAATGCTCTAGACTCACCACTCAAGATGGTGAATGTTCTAGACTCACCTCTCAAGGTGGTGAATGCTTTAGACTCACCTTTCAAGGTGGTGAATGTTCTAGACTCACCTCTCAAGGTGGTGAATGCTCTAGACTCACCTCTCAAGGTGGTGAATGCTCTAGACTCACCTCTCAAGGTGGTGAATGCTCTAGACTCACCTCTCAAGGTGGTGAATGCTCTAGACTCACCACTCAAGATGGTGAATGCTCTAGACTCACCTCTCAAATGTTGACAATGCTCCACTAATGCTCTAGATTGACCTTCCAAATTTTAGGAAAATTCATTAATGCAACAGACTGTAGTAGCAAATGTTGAAAATGCTCCACTGACCTTGCAAAGTTGAGAACTCCCCAGATTGGTCTTCCAAGGTTGACGATGCTCCACAAATGCTCCAGACTGATCTTATCAGGTGTTATCTAAAAAATAAAGGAGAAAAGATTTTGAACATCTCAAAAAGTAcctctaagatcaatttcaaactcTATGAACCGAGCGAATCTCTAAAAATTAACAACATTTTGGTAACTCCTTTGTGCCTCCTTTGTCACTATCAAAATAAAAGGTCACTTTCAAAATGTAAGTCGCTATCAAAAAATTATTATATAGAAAATTTAAAAAAGTGCAAAGTAGATATTTTATGGCCAATTAACACGCATAATACATGCTTTAAACTCATTTACATGTGTATGATAATCTGGAGAATTTTAAACAATAGaagtatttttttgggggggggggggggagtaatgcAATGGAATCGAACTCGCGTCTCGGATCGACTAAGACGAACGCATTACTCAAAGAGCTTCTTGCAAGCAACTCACCCCGAagttcaacacaacacacaaggagTTTGTTAAGCAAAACAAAATGTCGAAGTCTTAGGATGTCCCTCATAGGGACATCACACAGTTGTGATGTCACAGTCTTGTATACAGCGGCCATTGGAAAAGTCTCACCAGAAATAATCAGATGGTCCAATTCAAGTCGAAGTCGTAGGATGCTACATCTGTTTATCTCTGAATTTAGGATGCTGTTCATCTGTAAATTTTCGGCTTTAAATGCATTTTCTTCCGAAAGTCAACTTGCCTTTGAAACCCTTCATCTTAGGATGATTTAACATCCGTGTTTACCTATCTCCACATCTTCTCACCTGCCTAACCTATCTTCCCTACCTCCCCACTTCCGTACGTACCTAACTATCTTCCCTACTTCCTCACTACCTCactaagatttgctacctggaataaaaagttccaagtagcacgggctatggtgagcccgtatttttATATGTATCTAGCTAGCCTTTCACCTCACTCAAGAAGCAGTCAATAAATAATCAACTCACACGCTAGTCCGGAAAcactttcccacacacacacacacacacgactaacTTTCCATAACGTGTGAACCAAAtctcctcttttttttttgtccaAAATTTCAATCTTCGCCTCCGACCCTCAGTACAATAATCATCCGGAACACAGAAATCACGATACGACGTACATTCATGAGCCATGTACGTACAGACAGGTGTACACATAAACACAGACgcacgtacacatacacacacactccactctcGTGCACAGCAGAACAAGCTAATGGATCTTGGAAACGCACAAGGGggggaaaattatattgaaaaatcGAGTTCCAAAGTGCCAAAAGGCAGATAAAGATTACAATTAAGGTGTATCCAGGTGCTTGGACTAGCAATTAAGAGAGGCGTGAGAGACCAGTGGTTATAGCACCTCTGGTGGTGTAATTGTGGtagtgggagtgtgtggtggttggggtaAGCGTGATGTGGTGGCAGAGTGAGGTAAGGTAAGTGCTGCTTAATTAGGGTAGGgatggaaagagggagggagagagggagaaagtgtGTGATCTTTTCTAAGTGTGACGTAataagtttttattatttttttactcTTGTCTGTTaaccatttttatttttttagtgtgtgtgtgtgtgtgtgtgtgtgtgtgtgtgtactcacctatatgtactcacctatatgtgcttgcaggatcgagcattgactcttggatcccgcctttcgagcatcggttgtttacagcaatgactcctgtcccatttccctatcatacctggttttaaaattatgaatagtatttgcttccacaacctgttcctgaagtgcattccatttccccactactctcacgctaaaagaaaacttccttacatctctgtgactcatctgagtttcaagcttccatccatgtcctctcgttctgttactattccgtgtgaacatttcgtctatgtccactctgtcaattcctctaagtatcttcctctgtgtgtgtgtgtgtgtgtgtgtgtgtgtgtgtgtgtgtgtgtgtgtgtgtgtgtgtatgtatgtgtgtgtatactcacctaattgtgcttgcgggggttgagctttggctctttggtcccgcctctcaactgtcaatcaactggtaaaattaaatctagtgtgtgtgtgtgtgtgtgtgtgtgtgtgtgtgtgtgtgtgtgtgtgtgtgtgtgtgtgtgtgtgtgtgtgtgtgtgtttgcaaacTTGCAAAGCCAAGCTCTAGACtcccaagccccaaatatccagaTACCTATAAGCGCTTGCAATCTCTGCATGTGCTCTGTTGATTACAAGAAACCAGGTCTTTATACACAACCAGCCCACACATGCCTCTAAGCCTAAACATTTCAAGCTACTGATTGGTCACGGTGTATGATTCGTTTATCTGGAGATAGTCTGTatgtctccacgta from Procambarus clarkii isolate CNS0578487 chromosome 31, FALCON_Pclarkii_2.0, whole genome shotgun sequence includes:
- the LOC138370228 gene encoding uncharacterized protein — translated: MVNVLDSPLKVVNVLDSPFKVVNVLDSPLKVVNALDSPLKMVNVLDSPLKVVNALDSPLKMVNVLDSPLKVVNALDSPFKVVNVLDSPLKVVNALDSPLKVVNALDSPLKVVNALDSPLKVVNALDSPLKMVNALDSPLKC